The Dehalococcoidia bacterium genome segment GCCGTGGAGATTCGCACTGGCGCGGAAGACGGCTCGGAGATGGGAGCGTTTGCTTCTTTGAAGCAGCCTCAGAGGGAGGCTAATTTGCGGATGAGGTTGGAGGAGTATTTGCCCTTCGGCCTGGAGGCAGGGTTTGTGTTTGTGACGTAGGGGGATTTCAAAAGATGCAGTGCATCGGGGCGTTGTCAGAGTTTGGGCCGCCCGATGGAGGAGATGGATTCCCGTTTTCACGGGAATGACATGGCAAAGAGAGTGCAGAGATACTTCTCTGCCGGGGTTTTAGAGCCTGCCCTGAGCTTGCCGAAGGGGGTGTCCCCTAAGTTTCTTCTTCCTCCCCCTCTCCTGGGAGAGGGGGATCGAGGGGGTGAGGGCCAATGTTTGCATTCAAGTCTTGGTTTGAATTGGAGGAGCATATGGAGAAAATTGATCTAAAAAAGGACCTCAAGCTTCTCTACCAGCCTTCTGCCAAAGAGGTGGTCGAGGTGGAAGTCCCGACCATGAACTTCCTGATGGTCGACGGCATGGGCGATCCGAATACATCCAAAGCTTATCAAGAGGCGATCGAAGTCCTCTATCAGCTTTCCTACACGCTCAAGTTCATGATGAAAAAGGGGCCCTCGGCGATCGACTACGGTGTTATGCCGCTCGAAAGTCTTTGGTGGGCTGATGATATGAAGGCATTTGTTTTCGGCAACAAGGACCAGTGGAAATGGACGGCGATGATTATGCAGCCTGGCATAATAACCAGACAGTTGGTTGATGCTGCCATCGCTGAGGTGAAGAAAAAGAAAAACCCGGCGGCTCTGCCGCTTGTCCGATTTGAATCCCTCTCCGAAGGACGCGCTGCACAGATCATGTATACCGGGCCGTTCTCTGAGGAGGGTCCGACTATCGAGAAGATACACAAGTTCATCGAGAGCCGGGGGCTGAAGCCGGTCGGAAAGCATCATGAGATTTATCTCAGCGATATGCGCCGGGTGGAACCGGCTAAGTGGAAAACTGTGATCAGGCAGCCGATGGGTTAAGAAAATCCCCTCGGTCCCCCTTTAACAAATGGGGAGGGTTGTAATTATTCGGAGAGTGTTCCCCGCAATGGAAATAGTATTTAATCGACTTGGAGGCAGACAATGAAAGGCGATTTCACCCGATTTACCCATGATCCTGTAAAACACTACAGCGGCGTGCTCAAGCAGCAGGGACGCGTAGACCTGGATGCCGATTGGAACGAATACGTCCAGATTCAGAGTTACCTGGCTCAGATCGAGACTCGGGATGTGATCGGCTGCTGTGGTGTTCCCAACAGCCATCCGCGCGGATTCAAGATCGAGCGGGTCTCCGGCGAAAAGTTGACGCCGGAGGAGTTGAAAGAGGAAGCAGCCTCCAGGAAGAAGGATCGATCCAGGCTCAAGGTGAACCCCGGTCGAATCTACGTTGATGGACTCCTTTGCGAGTCGGATCGGGCGCAGGTTCTTCCCAATCCCCGCGAAGCTGGTGTCTATCTGGCCTATCTGGATGTCTGGCAGCGTCACATCACCTTCGTCGAGGACCCTGATCTACCGGAGATCGCCCTGGGTGGAGTGGATACAACCACGCGCGTTAAGACCGAGTGGCAGGTCAGGTTCGCCAACGTCTCCGATAAGGTCAAGCAGGGGCATTTGGATTGTAAGCCTTTCGCTTGCAGCAAGAACCCCTGGGAGCCGATAGAAGCCGTCAGCACCGGTCGGTTGGCCGCCAAAGCCGAGGAGGCCGAAGGCGAGGAGCTGTTGTGCAAGGTTCAGGACCAGGCCGGATATCGCGGGCTGGAGAATCGTCTCTATCGAGTGGAAATTCATAGCGGCGGTGAGGATGGCCATGCCACCTTCAAGTGGTCGAGAGATAATGGCGCCGTCGTCTTCCCAGTAAAAGAGATGAAAGTCCAGGGGAGCAAGTCCACCATTACGCTCAAGCAGGCGGGCAAGGACGATGTCCTGACGCTGCACATCGGCGATTGGGTGGAGGTTCTGGGAGATAAGACCGATTTGGCCTTGAAGTCCGGCACTATGGCCCAGGTAGCCTCCGAGTCCGACGGCACGGATATCGCCAAGGGGATTGTGGTGCTTATGACCGATCTTTCGGCGCACCAGAAAGAAGGCCATCTCAAAATCCGCCGGTGGGATCAGAAGGAGAACAGCA includes the following:
- a CDS encoding GyrI-like domain-containing protein, which codes for MEKIDLKKDLKLLYQPSAKEVVEVEVPTMNFLMVDGMGDPNTSKAYQEAIEVLYQLSYTLKFMMKKGPSAIDYGVMPLESLWWADDMKAFVFGNKDQWKWTAMIMQPGIITRQLVDAAIAEVKKKKNPAALPLVRFESLSEGRAAQIMYTGPFSEEGPTIEKIHKFIESRGLKPVGKHHEIYLSDMRRVEPAKWKTVIRQPMG